One Verrucomicrobiales bacterium DNA segment encodes these proteins:
- a CDS encoding PQQ-dependent sugar dehydrogenase, translated as MMWLFQLFPRLLWTRRFGMVGLVGLMALSVDALERRANTSLTLPQQPPRLGYKWVDTFPGVTFANPVTIASPPGETNRLFIVEKGGHIAVVTNLANPRRSVFLDLTPRGLMTGGESGVLGLAFHPGFATNGFFFVFYSLSNHVSDDGRGLHQRLSRFQAIPPTANQAELSTERPLITQYDQAGNHNGGDLHFGPDGYLYVAVGDEGGGNDTYNNAQRLDKDFFAGILRIDVDARPENLEPTPHAALRDGNALPYRIPADNPWVSATDLGGKALDRQKLRAEFYAIGLRNPWKFSFDTESGILFCGDVGQEVREEINIIVKGGNYGWPYQEGTLAGPKAGSKPARIPLLPPLHEYLHGSTGTLTGNSVTGGRVYRGSRLPELKGSYLFGDYISGNLWGIQPDAGYSGAKTRLTSERFSAGFGADPRNQDLLVASYAENKIKRLDFDPAVVGSPLPSLLSGTGAFSDLATLEPQPGIEAYTINAPFWSDGAEKRRWFSVPTTNAFIGFSVTNPWTFPTGTVWIKHFDLTTNEITGAKRRIETRFLVKNASGAYGITYRWAPGSSDATLVSDQGLEEAIEILTADGSVRTQHWSYPSRSSCLACHTSGAGTALGFSTWQLNHDETQPDSSSVNQLRVLANAGYFNRPVPSTDTLPRLVATTNSAASLEYRVRSYLDANCSACHHPGGTAPNTWDARFGTPTRLTRILDGTLNDPGSSSSNRIVVQGDLDHSMLLSRISTRGARQMPPLGSNELDRKSIELVRDWILSQELLSRGSYEAWRFGFLDGLPLAETEPSADADRDGATNEQEKLAGTHPRNAADKLAVEIRSQAGSLELVTTQPANRRLRIEVKNSAWIDDPWTELPLKAATPLHPRDPLQVVIPLGSSPGEGRYYRVRVDGL; from the coding sequence ATGATGTGGTTGTTCCAGTTGTTCCCGCGTCTCCTTTGGACGCGGCGGTTCGGAATGGTCGGGCTCGTTGGGCTCATGGCCCTGTCGGTCGATGCCCTGGAACGCCGGGCGAACACCTCCCTGACCTTGCCTCAACAGCCGCCTCGGCTGGGATACAAGTGGGTGGATACCTTCCCCGGCGTCACGTTCGCCAACCCCGTCACCATCGCTTCGCCTCCCGGTGAAACTAATCGACTCTTCATTGTCGAGAAAGGTGGACACATCGCCGTGGTCACGAACCTGGCGAACCCTCGACGCTCCGTGTTCCTGGATCTGACCCCTCGCGGTCTCATGACCGGCGGGGAGTCGGGCGTGCTGGGACTCGCTTTCCATCCCGGCTTCGCCACTAATGGGTTCTTCTTCGTCTTCTATTCGCTGTCCAACCATGTCAGCGATGATGGCCGGGGTCTGCACCAACGCCTCTCGCGCTTTCAGGCGATTCCACCCACGGCCAACCAGGCCGAACTTTCTACCGAACGACCACTCATCACGCAGTACGATCAAGCCGGCAATCACAATGGCGGAGATCTCCACTTTGGACCCGATGGCTACCTCTACGTAGCGGTGGGCGACGAAGGTGGAGGGAACGACACCTACAACAACGCCCAGCGACTTGATAAGGACTTCTTCGCGGGAATCCTGCGCATCGATGTCGATGCGCGACCCGAGAACTTGGAGCCGACGCCGCACGCAGCCCTGCGGGATGGAAACGCCTTGCCGTATAGGATTCCAGCGGACAATCCCTGGGTCTCAGCCACCGATTTAGGTGGAAAAGCCCTGGACCGGCAAAAACTCCGGGCCGAGTTCTATGCCATCGGATTACGCAATCCTTGGAAGTTCTCCTTCGATACCGAGTCGGGAATCCTCTTTTGCGGGGACGTGGGTCAAGAGGTCCGTGAAGAGATCAACATCATCGTCAAAGGTGGAAACTACGGCTGGCCCTATCAGGAAGGAACCCTCGCAGGACCCAAGGCAGGGTCCAAGCCAGCCCGCATTCCACTCCTCCCACCGCTCCACGAGTACCTGCATGGATCCACGGGAACGCTGACCGGCAACTCAGTGACGGGTGGGCGGGTCTATCGCGGTTCGCGGCTTCCCGAGTTGAAGGGCTCGTATCTGTTCGGCGACTACATTAGCGGCAATCTCTGGGGGATCCAGCCAGACGCCGGCTATTCCGGCGCGAAGACCAGGCTGACCAGTGAACGATTCAGTGCGGGATTCGGAGCGGACCCACGTAACCAGGACCTCCTTGTGGCTTCCTACGCCGAGAATAAAATCAAGCGGCTCGATTTCGATCCAGCCGTCGTGGGATCTCCCCTGCCCAGCCTGCTCTCAGGAACCGGCGCATTCTCCGATCTCGCCACCTTGGAGCCTCAGCCTGGCATTGAAGCCTACACCATTAATGCCCCGTTTTGGTCCGATGGCGCCGAGAAGCGGCGGTGGTTCTCGGTTCCCACGACCAATGCCTTCATCGGATTCAGTGTCACCAACCCGTGGACATTTCCGACGGGGACGGTCTGGATCAAACATTTCGATCTGACCACGAACGAGATTACCGGAGCCAAGCGCCGGATCGAAACCCGGTTCCTGGTGAAGAACGCATCGGGGGCTTACGGAATCACGTATCGATGGGCGCCGGGATCAAGCGATGCGACTCTCGTGTCGGATCAGGGATTGGAGGAGGCCATCGAGATTCTCACCGCTGACGGTTCGGTTCGAACTCAGCACTGGTCGTATCCAAGCCGGTCGAGCTGCCTTGCTTGCCACACTTCAGGAGCGGGAACGGCGCTCGGATTTTCGACCTGGCAGCTGAACCACGACGAGACGCAACCCGATTCCTCGTCCGTCAACCAGCTGCGCGTTCTGGCGAACGCTGGCTACTTCAACCGGCCGGTCCCCTCCACCGATACCCTGCCCCGACTGGTTGCCACCACCAACTCGGCCGCTAGTCTGGAGTATCGGGTTCGGTCCTACCTCGATGCCAATTGCTCGGCCTGCCATCACCCGGGAGGCACCGCCCCGAACACCTGGGATGCCCGATTCGGAACCCCGACGAGATTGACCCGGATTTTGGACGGCACGCTCAACGACCCTGGAAGCAGCTCATCCAATCGCATTGTCGTTCAAGGCGACCTCGACCACTCCATGCTGCTGTCGCGAATCAGCACTCGAGGCGCCAGGCAGATGCCGCCGCTGGGAAGCAACGAACTGGATCGCAAGTCCATCGAGCTGGTTCGGGACTGGATACTGAGCCAGGAATTGCTGTCCCGAGGGAGCTACGAAGCTTGGCGTTTCGGTTTCCTGGATGGGCTACCCCTGGCAGAAACCGAACCGTCCGCCGACGCGGATCGGGATGGTGCTACGAACGAGCAGGAGAAGCTCGCCGGCACCCACCCTCGAAATGCGGCCGACAAGCTGGCCGTGGAAATTCGGTCCCAAGCCGGATCTCTGGAGTTGGTAACCACTCAACCAGCCAATCGTCGGCTGAGAATCGAAGTGAAAAATTCAGCATGGATAGACGATCCCTGGACCGAGCTTCCCCTCAAGGCTGCAACCCCGCTCCACCCACGCGACCCCCTCCAAGTGGTCATCCCGCTGGGATCGAGTCCCGGTGAAGGCAGATATTACCGCGTGAGGGTTGACGGCTTGTAG